The genomic stretch GCAACGAAACTCCGATGGAGCGCTAAGCCATGACGACCCTCAAGCAAACGCCTTCGCAAACGGTTGGACCGTACTTCGCCTACGGTCTGTGTCCGCAGCAATACGACTTCGACTTCAAGAGCCTGTTTACGCCGGTTCTGGCGGACCGTGAAGCGGCCGGCGAGCACATCACGATCGTCGGCCAGGTGTTCGACGGCGACGGCAAAGTGATCGGCGACGCTATGCTGGAAGTGTCGCAGGTGGACGCGCAAGGCCACTACCCGGAATCACGCGAGGAAATCCTGAAGACTGGCTTCCGCGGCTTCGCTCGCGTCGGCACGGGGACGGATC from Paraburkholderia phytofirmans OLGA172 encodes the following:
- the pcaG gene encoding protocatechuate 3,4-dioxygenase subunit alpha, which translates into the protein MTTLKQTPSQTVGPYFAYGLCPQQYDFDFKSLFTPVLADREAAGEHITIVGQVFDGDGKVIGDAMLEVSQVDAQGHYPESREEILKTGFRGFARVGTGTDPQKRFVVETVKPGRASPDEAPHLNVIVTMRGMLLHTFTRVYFEDEAEANEQDTVLAAVPADRRGTLIARREPNAANVYRFDIYMQGDKETVFFDL